A single genomic interval of Streptomyces graminofaciens harbors:
- a CDS encoding GntR family transcriptional regulator: MPKAYELIADELRRSIREGERAPGDRLPSEADLAKRYRHSVPTVQNALRLLSEEGLIDKRHGLGNYVRRPRTPTVRDNRRHQWEKDRARRSRATRAGTGATEHDTGLVLDDLVFHAKYREIEASGELAATFGVPEGTPLVERNYRTRYSAETAPFQLVTSYLVRETVMANPDLLDESSEPWPGGTQNQLHTVGIEVDRIEERLTARPPTPEEARELELPPGTSVILLRKISYDIDDRVVDVSDVTLAGDRAELVFSTHLERW; this comes from the coding sequence ATGCCAAAGGCGTACGAGCTGATAGCGGATGAGCTGCGGCGTTCCATCCGGGAGGGCGAGCGCGCGCCGGGGGACCGGCTGCCGTCGGAGGCGGACCTGGCCAAGCGGTACCGGCACAGCGTCCCGACCGTGCAGAACGCGCTCCGGCTGCTGAGCGAAGAAGGACTGATCGACAAGCGGCACGGACTCGGCAACTACGTACGCCGCCCCCGCACACCGACCGTGCGGGACAACCGCCGGCACCAGTGGGAGAAGGACCGGGCCCGCCGGTCCAGGGCCACACGGGCCGGCACCGGAGCGACGGAGCACGACACCGGTCTCGTACTCGACGACCTCGTGTTCCACGCGAAGTACCGTGAGATCGAGGCGTCCGGGGAGCTCGCGGCCACGTTCGGCGTTCCGGAGGGGACACCGCTCGTCGAGCGGAACTACCGGACGCGGTACAGCGCCGAGACGGCTCCCTTCCAGCTCGTGACCTCCTACCTCGTCCGTGAGACGGTCATGGCGAACCCCGACCTCCTCGACGAGTCCAGCGAGCCCTGGCCAGGCGGCACCCAGAACCAGCTGCACACCGTGGGCATCGAGGTCGACCGGATCGAGGAGCGCCTCACCGCGCGCCCGCCGACACCGGAGGAGGCGAGGGAGCTGGAGCTGCCGCCCGGGACCTCGGTGATCCTGCTCCGCAAGATCTCGTACGACATCGACGACCGTGTCGTGGACGTCTCCGACGTCACGCTGGCCGGCGACCGCGCCGAGCTGGTCTTCAGCACTCACCTGGAAAGGTGGTGA
- a CDS encoding DUF6344 domain-containing protein produces the protein MAQNKVMKLWTAIVTAFLALCTALGLITTTAAAAVPQTETTRNCAAPKTLPAAPPRARSHDRALPPTMKQRIRAEAHGSSPSCRKLPTTDASTVTATATLDAPRPKTDPADQAEAEPATPPLQR, from the coding sequence ATGGCCCAGAACAAGGTCATGAAGCTGTGGACCGCCATCGTCACCGCCTTCCTCGCGCTGTGCACGGCGCTCGGACTCATCACGACCACGGCCGCCGCCGCGGTACCGCAGACCGAGACCACCCGCAACTGCGCGGCTCCCAAGACGTTGCCGGCGGCCCCGCCCCGGGCCCGGTCCCACGACCGCGCTCTGCCCCCCACGATGAAGCAGCGGATCCGGGCCGAGGCCCACGGCTCCTCCCCCTCCTGTCGCAAGCTCCCCACCACGGACGCGTCGACCGTGACCGCCACCGCCACGCTCGACGCGCCCCGCCCGAAGACCGACCCGGCGGACCAGGCAGAGGCCGAGCCGGCCACACCACCGCTTCAGCGCTGA
- a CDS encoding DLW-39 family protein translates to MKKLLLVALAAIGGLLVYRQIQADRAEQDLWTEATDSVPTGS, encoded by the coding sequence GTGAAGAAGCTTCTCCTGGTCGCACTGGCCGCCATCGGCGGGCTCCTCGTGTACCGCCAGATCCAGGCGGATCGCGCCGAGCAGGATCTGTGGACGGAGGCGACTGACTCCGTGCCCACGGGTTCGTGA
- a CDS encoding serine/threonine-protein kinase, translating to MGEVFAGRYELVDPIGRGGVGAVWRTWDHRRRRYVAAKVLQQRDAHALLRFVREQALRIDHPHVLAPASWAADDDKVLFTMDLVAGGSLVHLVNDYGPLPPAFVCGLLDQLLSGLAAVHAEGVVHRDIKPANILLEATGTARPRLRLSDFGIAMRLGEPRLTETNYVVGTPGYFAPEQMLGADPDFPADLFAVGLVALYLLEGAKPDSKALIEHFAAHGTPKAPRGIPEPLWQVVATLLQPDPNARFRTATGARKALAAATELLPEPGPDDELVEVFDQLGPLPSGFSAEGPLTRASGLDTGGTSTGATGTGGPGTGGRTPGAGTGGSGGAGDAIGAGGRPASPTPESGQGASSGSGFGSSSSSGSAFSGLGIGSGSSASGSSALVDMTPPPPLAPPPQPGPGAMPLTPPTGPIPQPPYTGAVTPPPMPSSAPTRTGSGTGTGTGTGTGSVAGTGTGSVTGTGSGAGVVPPRPERDPVPPVPPVPSTPSTPSTPSTPSTMSDTGSFHLPPPQVLAVHAPPVRQAEEQSGPGHHSQHQPEQRATSSAAIPLHAPRHEPTQVPSPQPQPPLGLSQAPTVAAQQHTYASTDSYIAQPPQVPRRSRRMARRRPGPPAKVAVPVLLIALACFAVGFWALGQL from the coding sequence ATGGGTGAGGTCTTCGCCGGCCGGTACGAACTGGTCGACCCGATCGGGCGCGGGGGAGTCGGCGCGGTCTGGCGCACCTGGGACCACCGGCGCCGCCGGTATGTGGCCGCCAAGGTCCTTCAGCAGCGCGACGCGCACGCTCTGCTGCGCTTCGTCCGTGAGCAGGCCCTGCGGATCGATCACCCCCATGTCCTCGCGCCCGCGAGCTGGGCCGCCGATGACGACAAGGTCCTGTTCACCATGGATCTGGTCGCCGGAGGCTCACTGGTCCACCTCGTCAACGACTACGGTCCGCTGCCGCCGGCCTTCGTGTGCGGTCTGCTGGACCAACTGCTGTCCGGGCTCGCCGCCGTCCACGCGGAGGGTGTCGTGCACCGCGACATCAAGCCCGCCAACATCCTGCTCGAAGCCACCGGCACGGCACGGCCGCGTCTACGGCTGTCCGACTTCGGCATCGCCATGCGGCTGGGCGAGCCCCGGCTCACCGAGACCAACTATGTGGTCGGCACGCCGGGTTACTTCGCGCCCGAGCAGATGCTGGGCGCCGACCCCGACTTCCCGGCCGACCTGTTCGCGGTCGGCCTGGTCGCCCTGTACCTCCTGGAGGGGGCGAAGCCCGACTCCAAGGCGCTCATCGAGCACTTCGCCGCGCATGGCACACCGAAGGCGCCCCGGGGCATTCCCGAACCCCTGTGGCAGGTCGTAGCCACGCTGCTCCAGCCCGACCCGAACGCCCGCTTCCGCACGGCCACGGGCGCCCGCAAGGCCCTCGCCGCAGCGACCGAACTACTGCCCGAGCCGGGCCCCGACGACGAGCTGGTGGAGGTCTTCGACCAACTCGGCCCACTGCCTTCGGGCTTCAGCGCGGAGGGGCCGCTGACGCGAGCGTCGGGGTTGGACACGGGTGGGACGAGTACGGGTGCGACTGGTACGGGAGGGCCGGGTACGGGAGGGCGTACGCCCGGGGCTGGGACAGGCGGGTCTGGTGGTGCCGGCGATGCCATCGGTGCCGGTGGCCGCCCGGCCTCGCCGACTCCCGAGTCCGGCCAGGGTGCTTCGTCCGGCTCCGGCTTCGGCTCCAGCTCCAGCTCTGGCTCTGCGTTCTCGGGGTTGGGCATCGGATCCGGTTCGTCGGCATCCGGTTCGTCGGCCCTCGTGGACATGACTCCACCGCCACCCCTCGCCCCTCCGCCGCAGCCCGGGCCGGGGGCCATGCCCCTGACTCCGCCCACCGGTCCCATACCCCAGCCTCCTTACACCGGGGCCGTCACGCCTCCCCCCATGCCCAGCAGCGCCCCGACCCGGACCGGCTCCGGGACAGGGACAGGGACAGGGACAGGGACAGGGTCCGTGGCCGGGACAGGAACAGGGTCGGTGACCGGGACAGGCTCCGGCGCCGGTGTCGTACCGCCGCGGCCCGAGCGTGACCCCGTGCCGCCCGTGCCTCCCGTACCGTCCACGCCGTCCACGCCGTCCACGCCGTCCACGCCGTCCACGATGTCGGACACCGGCAGCTTTCATCTGCCGCCGCCTCAGGTGCTCGCCGTGCACGCTCCGCCGGTGCGTCAGGCGGAGGAGCAGAGCGGTCCCGGCCATCACTCACAGCACCAGCCGGAACAGCGGGCCACGTCCTCCGCCGCGATTCCGCTGCATGCTCCGCGTCACGAACCCACGCAGGTGCCGTCCCCTCAGCCGCAACCGCCGCTGGGCCTCTCGCAGGCCCCGACGGTGGCGGCGCAGCAGCACACGTACGCCTCCACTGATTCGTACATCGCCCAACCCCCGCAGGTTCCACGTCGATCGCGGCGGATGGCGCGGCGCCGCCCGGGGCCGCCCGCGAAGGTGGCGGTCCCGGTGCTGCTCATCGCGCTGGCGTGCTTCGCGGTGGGTTTCTGGGCGCTCGGTCAGCTCTGA
- a CDS encoding helix-turn-helix domain-containing protein has product MEAAQQEATARARELQRNWYGEPLGALFRRLIDDLGLNQARLAGVLGLSAPMLSQLMSGQRAKIGNPAVVQRVQLLQDLAGQVADGSVSAAEATERMDEIKKSQGGSVLSNTTHSTTSSGAPTVKRVVREIQSLLRSVAAAGDIIEAADTLAPTHPELAEFLRVYGAGRTSDAVTHYQSHQN; this is encoded by the coding sequence ATGGAAGCCGCACAACAGGAAGCGACCGCAAGAGCCCGGGAGCTACAGCGGAACTGGTACGGAGAGCCGTTGGGGGCGCTCTTCCGTAGGCTCATCGACGACCTGGGGCTCAACCAGGCTCGTCTCGCGGGGGTGCTGGGCCTGTCCGCGCCGATGCTGTCACAGCTGATGAGTGGTCAGCGCGCCAAGATCGGCAACCCGGCGGTCGTTCAGCGGGTGCAGCTGCTGCAGGACCTGGCGGGGCAGGTCGCGGACGGCAGCGTGAGCGCCGCCGAGGCGACCGAGCGCATGGATGAGATCAAGAAGTCACAGGGGGGTTCGGTGCTCAGCAACACCACGCATTCGACGACGAGTTCGGGGGCGCCCACCGTCAAGCGAGTGGTCCGTGAGATCCAGTCGCTGCTGCGCTCGGTGGCGGCCGCGGGCGACATCATCGAGGCGGCGGACACCCTCGCCCCGACCCACCCGGAACTGGCAGAGTTCCTCCGGGTGTACGGAGCGGGCCGCACCTCGGACGCGGTCACGCACTACCAGTCGCATCAGAACTGA
- a CDS encoding DUF5324 family protein, which produces MTRIDSVRAATGSAKDSVLHAAEVVAPYADTAKEKATFYAHEARVKLAPKMSQAAEQARVQYDAHVVPRLEQARTHVPPKVDHAAHEAAVRTRQAARQAADYSRPRIEQAVAAAGPAREEATARAIAAVAALRGQVTPKQIERLVRKQERRHKAGRALKGLTVVGAVAGAVFAAWKWWDKQANPDWLVEPPAATEVSESTRLSSVDGSGQSALDPEVQAKQAEDEAADRDKRR; this is translated from the coding sequence GTGACCCGCATCGACAGCGTGCGCGCCGCGACCGGCTCGGCGAAGGACAGCGTGCTGCACGCCGCGGAAGTGGTGGCGCCCTACGCCGACACGGCCAAGGAGAAGGCCACGTTCTACGCGCACGAAGCACGCGTGAAGCTCGCCCCCAAGATGTCGCAGGCCGCTGAACAGGCACGCGTCCAGTACGACGCCCATGTCGTGCCACGCCTGGAACAGGCCCGTACACATGTGCCGCCGAAGGTCGACCACGCGGCCCACGAGGCCGCCGTCCGTACCCGCCAGGCTGCCCGCCAGGCCGCCGACTACTCCCGTCCGCGCATCGAGCAGGCCGTGGCCGCGGCCGGTCCCGCGCGCGAGGAGGCCACAGCGCGTGCCATCGCGGCTGTGGCCGCGCTGCGCGGGCAGGTGACGCCGAAGCAGATCGAACGGCTCGTGCGCAAGCAGGAGCGGCGACACAAGGCCGGCCGCGCTCTCAAGGGGCTGACCGTGGTGGGTGCCGTGGCGGGCGCCGTCTTCGCCGCCTGGAAGTGGTGGGACAAGCAGGCCAACCCCGACTGGCTGGTCGAACCACCCGCCGCCACCGAGGTCTCCGAGTCCACACGTCTGAGCTCCGTGGACGGCAGCGGCCAGTCCGCCCTCGACCCCGAGGTCCAGGCCAAGCAGGCCGAGGACGAGGCCGCGGACCGCGACAAGCGCCGGTAG
- a CDS encoding peptidylprolyl isomerase, producing the protein MAEQLYATLKTNHGDIEVRLLPNHAPKTVQNFVELAKGEREWTNPATGQKSTDRLYDGTVFHRVISGFMIQGGDPLGNGTGGPGYKFEDEFHPELAFDKPYLLAMANAGPGTNGSQFFITVSPTAWLTRKHTIFGEVTDAASQKVVDTIATIQTNPRTDRPVSDVVIESVVVETR; encoded by the coding sequence GTGGCTGAGCAGCTTTACGCCACCTTGAAGACCAACCACGGCGACATCGAGGTGCGGCTGCTGCCGAACCACGCGCCCAAGACGGTCCAGAACTTCGTCGAGCTCGCCAAGGGCGAGCGTGAGTGGACCAACCCCGCGACCGGCCAGAAGTCCACGGACAGGCTTTACGACGGCACGGTCTTCCACCGGGTGATCAGTGGATTCATGATCCAGGGCGGTGACCCGCTGGGCAACGGCACCGGCGGCCCCGGCTACAAGTTCGAGGACGAGTTCCACCCGGAGCTCGCCTTCGACAAGCCGTACCTGCTGGCCATGGCCAACGCCGGCCCGGGCACCAACGGCTCGCAGTTCTTCATCACCGTCTCCCCGACGGCCTGGCTGACCCGCAAGCACACCATCTTCGGCGAGGTCACCGACGCGGCCAGCCAGAAGGTCGTGGACACCATCGCGACGATCCAGACCAACCCGCGCACCGACCGCCCGGTCAGCGACGTCGTCATCGAGTCGGTCGTCGTCGAGACCCGCTGA